The following proteins are encoded in a genomic region of Oncorhynchus keta strain PuntledgeMale-10-30-2019 chromosome 8, Oket_V2, whole genome shotgun sequence:
- the LOC118387216 gene encoding photoreceptor cilium actin regulator-like — MGCSPSKGHLFPGIPDGVHKALLPVQPEVGNIKPVEGENQDIDNTDIDEEVEELPLSAEEDNPMAALGKVADMAPNTAVVSNLGAVSQIEVKMTSQVRDTQSEELLEKQAKKVKKRKKNKGVKQGCRKEKEINTSIIQGKVDLPMHMVRAHQAAYEYLNPNISKCETLLGLLDQAAQTQLSLEPMMTAIVMRFEEVNQALEEMADEGELMLKEHGNHMAWPSEIRDPAPTHSKPIADPSETPPDLLQLLLQHSTEKMKLVGSSIQGLGDTTLEEAANFFASLSRLLGERLQAKRAVEERLTQVLARVEAAAKCNLDDLSLHSEDSGIGGENESLMGSERHRRQWGSSGSGGSARPTPPSHSPDQVCLNEGEEGEENEEEDDDDEEDEEEERSGRVRSNSSPPDPIQNTKHSKGQPPKRPQTAAPLGRPVRPPRSLSIESLHVQELQQKELDQRTGNNSLRRYSSGGQRVARYGLKGSTKANQAPNSLPAIAPQPPGRNSVKRLINTFSGGVDGRPGQSLPSAHLRGSRSSGTPLLPDIVSGNNNKNIWAAEGGEGLDDDNLPPPPPEVLMDNSYESNEENPDDEEGEEEDTDSRGHPVPCQRSTASQRLRASLQNMTVLPNRGSVGPIRQDPETRGGQQPASEGNQESEQAASLYHKARKIIHLRNAVESAANRSDQGVRGPLRAGVSLRQGSSNPYEGEYYATSMPPTVPPVSRVRLPPSCPSTHHRLPSPPAFAQPNPPSRPSSPRVLRWSREDSGEDMSPSVSFNDARSVFCQNSQSNSQSWTPHYSSTLPRPYGEPSRGRLSTRGSQTVSRRSQSDQRPSLTTQQQDFSNPGTPRGRTRGSDPNMSKSSERMVNGLVMEGDNQSDPSAVDTDLDPEQ; from the exons ATGGGTTGTTCCCCATCCAAAGGTCATCTCTTCCCAGGGATCCCAGATGGGGTACACAAGGCTCTGCTGCCAGTACAACCAGAGGTGGGTAACATCAAGCCTGTTGAGGGAGAAAACCAAGATATTGACAATACGGATATTGACGAAGAAGTGGAGGAACTCCCACTATCAGCTGAAGAGGATAATCCTATGGCCGCCCTGGGAAAAGTGGCGGACATGGCCCCCAACACAGCCGTTGTGTCAAACCTAGGGGCCGTCTCTCAAATAGAGGTCAAAATGACATCAcaggtgagagacacacagagtgagGAGTTACTGGAAAAGCAGGCAAAAAAGGTCAAGAAGCGAAAGAAGAATAAGGGCGTGAAACAAGGCTGCCGAAAAGAAAAGGAGATAAACACCTCAATCATCCAGGGGAAGGTGGACCTTCCCATGCACATGGTGAGAGCTCACCAGGCCGCCTACGAATACCTGAACCCCAACATTTCCAAGTGTGAGACCCTGCTGGGGCTGCTGGACCAGGCCGCCCAGACCCAGCTCTCCCTGGAGCCCATGATGACAGCCATTGTGATGCGCTTCGAGGAGGTCAACCAGGCCCTGGAGGAGATGGCTGATGAAGGGGAGCTGATGCTGAAGGAGCATGGAAATCACATGGCCTGGCCCTCCGAGATAAGGGACCCAGCTCCCACTCACTCTAAGCCCATTGCTGACCCATCAGAAACCCCCCCAGACCTGCTGCAGCTGCTGCTCCAGCATTCTACTGAAAAGATGAAGCTGGTGGGGAGCTCGATCCAAGGCCTGGGAGACACCACTCTGGAAGAGGCGGCAAACTTCTTTGCCTCGCTATCTAGACTACTGGGAGAGAGGCTGCAGGCCAAGCGGGCAGTAGAGGAGCGTCTGACCCAGGTGCTGGCGCGCGTGGAGGCAGCTGCCAAGTGCAACCTCGATGACTTGTCCCTGCACAGCGAGGACAGTGGAATCGGGGGAGAGAACGAGTCACTGATGGGATCAGAGCGCCACCGTCGTCAATGGGGGAGTTCTGGGTCCGGTGGCAGTGCACGCCCCACACCCCCAAGCCATTCACCTGACCAGGTATGCCTTAATGAAGGTGAGGAGGGGGAAGAAAacgaggaagaggatgatgatgatgaggaggatgaagaggaagagaggtcaGGGAGggtgcggtccaactcatccccgCCAGACCCCATACAGAACACCAAGCACAGCAAAGGGCAGCCACCCAAACGACCCCAAACAGCTGCGCCCTTGGGCAGGCCGGTGAGACCACCACGGTCATTGTCCATAGAATCTCTACATGTTCAGGAGCTGCAACAGAAAGAACTGGACCAACGGACGGGAAACAACTCTCTGAGAAGATACTCTTCAGGGGGGCAGAGGGTTGCTAGATATGGCCTCAAAGGGTCCACAAAGGCAAACCAAGCACCAAATTCACTACCAGCGATAGCACCACAACCTCCTGGCCGCAACTCCGTCAAAAGACTCATAAACACATTCAGTGGTGGGGTGGACGGCAGACCAGGCCAAAGTCTCCCTAGTGCACACCTTAGGGGGTCTAGGAGCAGTGGAACTCCCCTCTTACCCGACATTGTCAGTGGTAACAACAATAAGAACATCTGGGCAGCAGAAGGTGGCGAGGGCCTGGATGATGACAACCTGCCCCCGCCTCCCCCTGAGGTCCTGATGGACAATTCCTATGAGAGCAATGAGGAAAACCCGGATGAtgaggaaggggaagaggaggacacGGACAGTAGGGGCCACCCTGTGCCATGCCAAAGGAGCACCGCCTCTCAGCGCCTGAGGGCCTCATTGCAGAACATGACGGTGCTGCCCAACCGTGGAAGTGTTGGACCAATCAGACAGGATCCTGAGACGAGGGGTGGACAGCAGCCAGCATCTGAAGGCAACCAAGAGAGTGAGCAGGCCGCCTCTCTCTACCATAAGGCCCGCAAGATCATCCACCTGCGCAACGCAGTTGAATCCGCTGCAAACAGATCTGACCAGGGGGTTCGAGGACCCCTTAGAGCTGGGGTGAGTCTCAGGCAAGGAAGCAGCAACCCCTATGAGGGGGAGTATTACGCCACCAGCATGCCACCGACCGTCCCACCAGTCTCCAGAGTTCGCCTACCACCCTCTTGTCCCTCTACACACCACAGACTACCAAGCCCCCCTGCTTTCGCACAGCCTAATCCACCCTCACGTCCATCCTCTCCCCGGGTCttgagatggagcagggaggacagtGGTGAAGACATGTCACCCTCAGTGTCCTTCAACGATGCCCGATCTGTGTTCTGTCAAAATAGCCAATCCAACTCCCAGAGCTGGACCCCCCACTATAGCTCTACGCTCCCCAGGCCCTATGGTGAGCCCTCCCGGGGAAGGCTGTCCACACGCGGGTCCCAGACTGTCAGTCGGCGCAGCCAGTCTGACCAGAGACCCAGcctgacaacacaacaacaggatTTCTCCAACCCAGGCACACCACGGGGCCGGACTCGAGGAAGTGATCCAAATATGTCCAAAAGCAGTGAGAG GATGGTCAATGGTCTTGTGATGGAAGGGGACAACCAATCAGATCCAAGTGCTGTTGATACTGATTTGGATCCTGAGCAGTAG